The sequence CACGCGGGAGGTCGCGGAGCTGCGCTTCGGCGTCAGCGACGACGGCAACACCCACGAGCTCCTCGCCGGCAAGCTGGAGGACCTCGGGCGGCTCGAGGTGCTGCCCGACCGCATCCTGGTCTACAGCGCCGACGGCGAGGAGGTCATCGCCAAGACCCACGAGCGGGGACTCGAGCCGGTCGCCGTGCTGGTGCGCCGCTCCACGCTGGAGGACGTCTTCCTCAAGCTCACCGGCCGGACCCTGGTGGACTGATGGCCACCCTCCACAACGCCGCGGCCGAGGGAGTGCTGCGTCAGGTCGACTACTGGTGGACCGTGTTCAAGCGCACCTGGCGTGGCAGCGTGATCTCGTCCTTCGTGGCGCCGCTCTTCTACGTCGTGGGCATGGGTGTGCTGCTCGGGGGATTCGTCTCGGCCGCCCCGGCCGAGCTGGAGGGTGCCACCTCCTACCTCGCCTTCCTCGTCCCGGGTCTGGTCGCGGCGCACGCCATGCAGCTTGCCGTGGGGGAGACGACCTATCCCGTCATGGGCGCCATCAAGTGGCACCGCAGCTATCACGCACAGATGGCGACGCCCCTGCGCGTGTGCGACATCGTCAACGCCCACCTCGTCTTCGTCGCCCTCCGCATCGCCTCCGCCTGCGCGGTGTTCCTGCTGGTGCTCGCCCCGTTCGGGGTCTTCGTGACCTGGTGGGGGCCGGTCCTGGCGTGGTTCGGGCTGATCCTCCTCGGGATGGCGTTCGCGACCGTCGTCTTCGGCATCAGTGCCCGGATGACGTCGGAGGAGGGCTACGGCGTGATCTATCGGCTCGGGGTCGTGCCGCTGGTGCTGTTCTCCGGATCGTTCTTCCCGATCGACAACCTCGGACCCGTCCTCGGCTGGGTCGCCCGGCTGACTCCGCTCTGGCACGGCGTCGACCTCACCCGGATGCTCTGCCTCGACACCGTTGACGCGACGACGGCCCTGGTCCACGTGCTGGTCCTGGTCGTCATCACTGCCCTCGGCTGGCGCTGGGCGACCCGCGGCCTCGAGCAGAGGTTGGGCTCGTGACGACCGCGAGCCCGATCAGCCCGAGGCAGGCCCTGGGGGCGATCACCCTCCGCAACTACACGACCTACAAGCGCTACTGGAAGCTGTTCCTGACCGGCTTCCTCGAGCCGGTCCTCTACCTGTTCTCCATCGGGATCGGTGTCGGCCAGCTGATCGAGTCGTTCGAGCTCAACGGCCAGCCCATTCCCTATGCCGAGTTCGTCGCGCCCGGCATGCTGGCGGCCTCGGCCTTCAACGGCGCCCTGCTCGACTCCACCTACAACGTCTTCTTCAAGCTGAAGTACGACAAGCTCTACGACCAGATGCTGGCGACCCCCCTGACCACCGCCGACGTCGCGCGGGGCGAGATCCTCTGGGGCCAGCTGCGAGGTGCTTCCTACTCCGCTGCCTTCCTCCTCGTCATGCTTGCCATGGGCCTGGTGCACTCCTGGTGGGCCGTGCTGGCGCTGCCGGCGACGCTGCTCATCGGCTTCGCGTTCAGCGCGGTCTTCATGGCGTGGACGACGTGGATGAAGTCCTTCCAGGACTTCGACAAGATCACCCTGGTCCAGCTGCCGATGTTCTTGTTCTCGGCGACGTTCTTCCCGGTCGAGGCCTACGGCGACGGTGCGGTCCGCTGGGTCGTCGAGGCGACGCCCCTCTATCGCGGGGTCGTCCTCTGTCGAGAGCTGACGACCGGTGAACCGACGTGGGCGAGCGGGGTCTCCGTGCTCTACCTCCTCGCGATGGGGCTCCTCGGCATGGTGGTCGTCCGTCGGCGCCTCGATACGCTGCTCCGCACCTGAGGTGACACGATGATGCCCGTGCCACAGCCCCTCGAGCCCGACACCAAGGACTGGACCTGGGTCATCGACCGGGCCTGCCCCGAATGCGGGTTCGACCCGCACGCGCAGTCGTTGGCAGACGTGCCTCGACTGCTCCACGACACGGCCATGGTCTTCTCTCAGGTGCTGCGCCGCCCCGGTGTCCGCGAGCGCCCCGCGCCCGAGACGTGGTCGCCGCTCGAATACGCCTGCCACGTCCGCGACGTGCACCGGATCTTCGGCGAACGCGTCGAGCTGATCCTGAGCCAGGACGTGCCGGTCTTCGCCAACTGGGACCAGGACCAGGCGGCGATCGACGCGGCCTACGCCGACCAGGACCCGGCTGTCGTCGACCTCGACCTGATCGAGGCCGCAGGTCACGTCGCCGGCCTCTACTCCACCGTGACCCCCCAGACGGCCGGCCGGCGCGGCTTGCGCTCCAACGGCAGCGAGTTCACCCTCGAGACGCTCGGCCTCTACCACCTGCACGACGTCGTGCACCACGTCCACGACGTGGGCGCATGAGCTCGCGCGACGCCACGGTCGATGCCTACGAGACCGACGCGGCGGCATACGCAGTGAACGGTGCCTTCATGCCCGACTCAGTGCGGCGCGACATCGAGGACCTCGTCGCCCGGCTCGGCCGCGGTGCTCGCGTCCTGGAGGTCGGGAGTGGCGGTGGACGAGACGCTCGGCTGATGGAGCACCTGGGCCTGCGAGTGCGCCGCACCGACATCACGCCCGCGTTCGTGACCCTGCTCCGCGAGCAGGGCCACGATGCGGACGTGATCGACCCGCTGCGCGACGACCTGGGTTCTCCCGACGGCGCCTACGACGCGGTGTGGGCCAACGCGTCGCTGTTGCACGTCGCCCGCACCGACCTGCCGACGGTGATGGCTCGGCTGGCGGAGGTCACCAGGTCAGGCGGGTTCCTCAGGATGTCGGTCAAGGAGGGCGACGGGGAGGGCTGGTCCACCCACGGCTCGATCAGCAACCCGCGTCACTTCACCTATTGGCGTGCAGACCCGCTGCGCGAGGTCGTCGCCGGTGCCGGCTGGAACGACGTCGAGATCACGTCCCAGGTGGACAGCAGGGCCGGCCAGCCGTGGCTCGAGGTCCTGGCGGTGCGCGCGTGAGGCACACCGAGTTCTGGGCCCGGCTCGATCGCGCCCTGGGATCACACTCGTCGAGGTCCTGGGCCGAGCTGTTCGTGCTCACCGAGCTCGACAACCGGACGACCGTCGAGGCACTCGAGGCCGGTGTCCCGCCCAGGATCGTCTGGGCCGCAGTCTGGCGCGCCCTCGAGCTCGCGGAGTCCGAGCGATGACGGTCCAGGCGCCGACGGTGGATGTCGCCGCGGTCCAGGCGCGCACGGTGCGCACCCTCGTCGTCTCCCAGGCGGTGGGCGCAGTCGGCGTCACCATCGGCGTGGCGACCGCTTCGCTGCTGGCGCGCGACATCTCGGGCAGCGAGAGCATGGCCGGCCTGGCCCAGACCTTCCAGGTGCTCGGCACCGCCGGCGCTGCGTTCGTGCTGGCTCGCCTGATGCGGCGGCGGGGTCGCCGCCTCGGGCTGGTGACGGGCTATCTCCTCGGTGCGGCCGGGGCCGTGCTGGCCGTCGTGGCGGGGGTGATCGACTCGATGGCAGTGCTGCTGCTGGGCGCCCTCCTGCTGGGAGCCACCACGGCGGCGAACAGCGGGTCGCGCTACGCCGCGACCGACCTCGCGCCCGAGGAGACGCGGGCCCGGGCGTTGTCGGTGGTCGTGTGGGCCACCACGATCGGAGCCGTCGCCGGGCCCAACCTGACGGGTGCAGGGGCGGCGCTGGCCCGGGTCGTCGGGATCCCGGAGCTGACCGGGGGCTTCGCGATCGGGGCGGTCGCGCTCGTGCTGGCCGCTGGCTGGCTCGCGGTCTTCCTGCGGCCCGACCCGCTGCTCCTGGCGCAGGCGGCCGCGCCGCTCGACGACGACCATGGGCACTCGCGCTCCTGGTCGCGGTTCACCTCCACCGTCCGCGACGTCCCGGCCGTTGGTGCGGCGGTGGTGGCGATGGCGTGCGCCCACGCGGCGATGGTGACCGTGATGATCATGACGCCGCTGCACATGGAGCACGGGGGAGCCCACCTGCACCTCATCGGCTTCGTCATCTCGCTCCACGTGCTGGGCATGTTCGCCTTCTCCCCGCTCGTCGGCGCGGCCGCCGACAGGTGGGGCCGCCCCCCGGTCCTGATCTCAGGCGGGGTCACGCTGCTGGTCTCGCTCGTGCTGTGCGGCTCGGCTCCCGAAGGCAGCTCGTGGCAGATCTTCACCGGGCTGTTCCTGCTCGGTCTCGGATGGTCGTTCGCGACGGTGGCTGCCTCCACGATCATCGCGGACCGCACGCCCATCTCGGCCCGCACCGACGTCCAGGGGACCTCCGACATGGCGATGGCACTGACCGCCGCTGGTGGCGGTGCGCTCGCCGGCGTGATCGTCGAGGGGTTCGGCTATCCAGTGCTCGCGGTGTTCGCGGCGCTGCTCGCGGGCGCCGTCGTCGTCGCGGGAGTGGTGACCCGGCGCTCGCACTGAGCCCGGTGCTCGACACGCCGAGGGGGAATCCTGCATCGAACAGGTGTTCGGGCTAGATTGTGTCCACAGGTACGACGTGGGAGCGAGGTCCTCCACAGGTTTCGGCAGCGCTGACCAGGCACTGTCGGTGGCTCGCTCTAGCGTCGAAGACGTACCTGAAATCCGACACGTAGAGAAGGACACGCACATGGCTGGTGGAGATCGCTCGAAGGCGCTGGATGCAGCGCTCGCCAACATCGAGAAGTCGTTCGGCAAGGGCTCGGTCATGCGCCTGGGCGATGAGACCCGCGCTGCGCTGGAGGTGATCCCGACCGGTGCCATCGCCCTCGACGTGGCTCTCGGCCTCGGCGGTCTGCCCCGCGGTCGGGTCGTGGAGATCTATGGCCCGGAGTCCTCCGGAAAGACGACGGTCGCCCTGCACGCGGTGGCCAACGCCCAGGCGGCGGGCGGGATCGTCGCGTTCATCGACGCCGAGCACGCCCTCGATCCCGACTACGCCAAGGCCCTCGGTGTCGACACCGACGCCCTGCTGGTCTCCCAGCCCGACTCCGGTGAGCAGGCGCTCGAGATCGCCGACATGCTCATCCGCTCGGGTGCGCTGTCGCTGATCGTGATCGACTCCGTGGCAGCGCTCGTGCCTCGCGCGGAGATCGAGGGCGAGATGGGAGACAGCCACGTCGGCCTCCAGGCGCGGTTGATGAGCCAGGCACTGCGCAAGATGACCGGCGCCCTCAACAACTCCGGCACCACGATGATCTTCATCAACCAGCTGCGTGAGAAGATCGGCGTCATGTTCGGCTCGCCCGAGACCACCACCGGTGGCAAGGCGTTGAAGTTCTACTCCTCGGTGCGTCTCGACGTCCGCAGGATCGAGACGCTCAAGGACGGCACCGACATGGTCGGCAACCGCACCCGCGTCAAGGTCGTGAAGAACAAGGTGGCCCCGCCGTTCAAGCAGGCGGAGTTCGACATCATGTATGGCAAGGGGATCAGCCGCGAGGGTGGGCTGATCGACGTCGGCGTCGAGGCAGGCCTGGTCCGCAAGGCCGGCGCCTGGTACACCTACGAGGGCGACCAGCTGGGCCAGGGCAAGGAGAACGCCCGCAAGTTCCTCAAGGACAACCCAGACCTGGCCAACGAGCTGGAGAAGAAGATCCTGGAGAAGCTCGGCGTCGGACCCACGGTCGATGCTCCGGCCGAGGTCCTCTCCGACGAGCCCATCGGTGTGAATGACTTCTGACCGCGCAGCCGGTCCGGTCGGCGAGGACCGACCGGCTCCGGCGTGGATCGGTGACGTCCATGCCGGAGTCGAGGCCTGGACGCGATCGGCGGCCCCGCCTGCGCCACCACCGCCTGATCCGGTGGCTCAAGGTCCCGATGCCGCCCCGGAGTCCGTCGCCCGCAAGATCCTCCTCGATGCCCTGACCGGCCAGGCGCGCACGCGCAAGGAG comes from Nocardioides piscis and encodes:
- a CDS encoding ABC transporter permease, coding for MATLHNAAAEGVLRQVDYWWTVFKRTWRGSVISSFVAPLFYVVGMGVLLGGFVSAAPAELEGATSYLAFLVPGLVAAHAMQLAVGETTYPVMGAIKWHRSYHAQMATPLRVCDIVNAHLVFVALRIASACAVFLLVLAPFGVFVTWWGPVLAWFGLILLGMAFATVVFGISARMTSEEGYGVIYRLGVVPLVLFSGSFFPIDNLGPVLGWVARLTPLWHGVDLTRMLCLDTVDATTALVHVLVLVVITALGWRWATRGLEQRLGS
- a CDS encoding ABC transporter permease, whose translation is MTTASPISPRQALGAITLRNYTTYKRYWKLFLTGFLEPVLYLFSIGIGVGQLIESFELNGQPIPYAEFVAPGMLAASAFNGALLDSTYNVFFKLKYDKLYDQMLATPLTTADVARGEILWGQLRGASYSAAFLLVMLAMGLVHSWWAVLALPATLLIGFAFSAVFMAWTTWMKSFQDFDKITLVQLPMFLFSATFFPVEAYGDGAVRWVVEATPLYRGVVLCRELTTGEPTWASGVSVLYLLAMGLLGMVVVRRRLDTLLRT
- a CDS encoding DinB family protein translates to MPQPLEPDTKDWTWVIDRACPECGFDPHAQSLADVPRLLHDTAMVFSQVLRRPGVRERPAPETWSPLEYACHVRDVHRIFGERVELILSQDVPVFANWDQDQAAIDAAYADQDPAVVDLDLIEAAGHVAGLYSTVTPQTAGRRGLRSNGSEFTLETLGLYHLHDVVHHVHDVGA
- a CDS encoding class I SAM-dependent methyltransferase; protein product: MSSRDATVDAYETDAAAYAVNGAFMPDSVRRDIEDLVARLGRGARVLEVGSGGGRDARLMEHLGLRVRRTDITPAFVTLLREQGHDADVIDPLRDDLGSPDGAYDAVWANASLLHVARTDLPTVMARLAEVTRSGGFLRMSVKEGDGEGWSTHGSISNPRHFTYWRADPLREVVAGAGWNDVEITSQVDSRAGQPWLEVLAVRA
- a CDS encoding DUF3046 domain-containing protein; this translates as MRHTEFWARLDRALGSHSSRSWAELFVLTELDNRTTVEALEAGVPPRIVWAAVWRALELAESER
- a CDS encoding MFS transporter, translating into MTVQAPTVDVAAVQARTVRTLVVSQAVGAVGVTIGVATASLLARDISGSESMAGLAQTFQVLGTAGAAFVLARLMRRRGRRLGLVTGYLLGAAGAVLAVVAGVIDSMAVLLLGALLLGATTAANSGSRYAATDLAPEETRARALSVVVWATTIGAVAGPNLTGAGAALARVVGIPELTGGFAIGAVALVLAAGWLAVFLRPDPLLLAQAAAPLDDDHGHSRSWSRFTSTVRDVPAVGAAVVAMACAHAAMVTVMIMTPLHMEHGGAHLHLIGFVISLHVLGMFAFSPLVGAAADRWGRPPVLISGGVTLLVSLVLCGSAPEGSSWQIFTGLFLLGLGWSFATVAASTIIADRTPISARTDVQGTSDMAMALTAAGGGALAGVIVEGFGYPVLAVFAALLAGAVVVAGVVTRRSH
- the recA gene encoding recombinase RecA, with the translated sequence MAGGDRSKALDAALANIEKSFGKGSVMRLGDETRAALEVIPTGAIALDVALGLGGLPRGRVVEIYGPESSGKTTVALHAVANAQAAGGIVAFIDAEHALDPDYAKALGVDTDALLVSQPDSGEQALEIADMLIRSGALSLIVIDSVAALVPRAEIEGEMGDSHVGLQARLMSQALRKMTGALNNSGTTMIFINQLREKIGVMFGSPETTTGGKALKFYSSVRLDVRRIETLKDGTDMVGNRTRVKVVKNKVAPPFKQAEFDIMYGKGISREGGLIDVGVEAGLVRKAGAWYTYEGDQLGQGKENARKFLKDNPDLANELEKKILEKLGVGPTVDAPAEVLSDEPIGVNDF